Proteins from a single region of Juglans microcarpa x Juglans regia isolate MS1-56 chromosome 5S, Jm3101_v1.0, whole genome shotgun sequence:
- the LOC121267014 gene encoding F-box protein At5g46170-like yields MSPSASVRPDDLLIDHFDRLPDSLLLLVFNKIGDVKALGRCCVVSRRFHSLVRQVENVVVRVDCVISDDDSTTSSPSSSSDKSRNPFSNLFRFVFFGTIVKPFQFLNQFLGGPKRPSSSGSSSSSSLFLAEDGEVDQCGVTHHSPTQVLKNFNEVRFLRIELPSGELGIDDGVLLKWRADFGSTLDNCVILGASSVVYSSKSAYDNDGDGFCTNNNGGGGDDNGSIPESFYTNGGLKLRVVWTISSLIAASARHYLLEPIISEHKTLDNLVLTDADGQGVLCMNRDQLEELRVKPLSASSSSKRTQVPALNMRLWYAPHLELPGGMVLKGATLVAIRPSEQSAVAMSRKEVSDVSWVSTAFEEPYGTAAKILVKRRTYCLEMNSF; encoded by the coding sequence ATGTCTCCGTCGGCCTCTGTTCGACCCGATGACTTACTCATCGACCACTTCGACCGATTACCCGACTCCCTCCTCCTCCTTGTCTTCAACAAGATCGGCGACGTCAAGGCTCTCGGCCGCTGCTGCGTCGTCTCCCGTCGGTTCCACTCCCTCGTCCGCCAGGTCGAAAACGTTGTCGTCCGTGTCGACTGCGTCATTTCCGACGACGATTCCACCACTTCctctccttcctcctcctccgaCAAATCCCGCAACCCCTTCTCCAATCTCTTCcgttttgttttctttggcaCCATCGTCAAACCCTTCCAGTTCTTGAACCAATTCCTGGGCGGCCCCAAGAGACCGTCTTCTTCCGGGTCGTCTTCTTCCTCGTCGTTGTTCCTCGCTGAGGATGGTGAGGTCGACCAGTGCGGCGTCACCCACCACTCCCCGACCCAGGTTCTCAAAAACTTTAACGAGGTTCGGTTCCTTCGCATCGAGCTCCCCAGCGGCGAATTGGGCATTGACGACGGCGTTTTGTTGAAGTGGAGGGCCGATTTCGGTTCTACTCTCGACAATTGCGTCATTCTCGGCGCGTCTTCGGTGGTCTACTCTTCGAAGAGCGCGTACGACAATGATGGAGATGGGTTTTGTACCAATAACAATGGAGGTGGAGGTGACGATAACGGAAGCATTCCGGAGTCATTTTATACGAATGGGGGCCTCAAGCTACGAGTCGTTTGGACTATCAGCTCCTTGATCGCGGCCTCGGCAAGGCATTACTTGCTCGAGCCGATCATTTCGGAGCACAAGACTCTTGATAATCTGGTGCTGACCGATGCGGATGGGCAGGGCGTATTGTGTATGAACAGGGATCAGCTCGAGGAGCTGAGAGTGAAGCCCTTGTCGGCTTCGTCGTCATCAAAGAGGACGCAAGTGCCTGCGCTTAATATGCGCCTTTGGTACGCACCGCACTTGGAACTGCCAGGTGGGATGGTTTTGAAGGGGGCGACGCTGGTGGCGATTCGTCCCAGCGAGCAGTCGGCGGTGGCAATGTCGAGGAAGGAAGTTTCGGATGTGTCATGGGTTTCCACGGCTTTTGAGGAGCCATACGGCACTGCGGCAAAGATACTGGTGAAGCGGCGGACTTACTGTCTTGAGATGAACTCCTTCTGA